The following coding sequences are from one Apodemus sylvaticus chromosome X, mApoSyl1.1, whole genome shotgun sequence window:
- the Acsl4 gene encoding long-chain-fatty-acid--CoA ligase 4 isoform X1 gives MAKRIKAKPTSDKPGSPYRSVTHFDSLAVIDIPGADTLDKLFDHAVAKFGKKDSLGTREILSEENEMQPNGKVFKKLILGNYKWINYLEVNCRVNNFGSGLTALGLKPKNTIAIFCETRAEWMIAAQTCFKYNFPLVTLYATLGKEAVVHGLNESEASYLITSVELLESKLKGALLEINCVKHIIYVDNKSINRAEYPEGLEIHSMQSVEELGAKPENSSVPPSRPTPSDMAIVMYTSGSTGRPKGVMMHHSNLIAGMTGQCERIPGLGPKDTYIGYLPLAHVLELTAEISCFTYGCRIGYSSPLTLSDQSSKIKKGSKGDCTVLKPTLMAAVPEIMDRIYKNVMSKVQEMNYIQKTLFKIGYDYKLEQIKKGYDAPLCNLILFKKVKALLGGNVRMMLSGGAPLSPQTHRFMNVCFCCPIGQGYGLTESCGAGTVTEVTDYTTGRVGAPLICCEIKLKDWQEGGYTVHDKPNPRGEIVIGGQNISMGYFKNEEKTAEDYSVDENGQRWFCTGDIGEFHPDGCLQIIDRKKDLVKLQAGEYVSLGKVEAALKNCPLIDNICAFAKSDQSYVISFVVPNQKKLTLLAQQKGVEGSWVDICNNPAMEAEILKEIREAANAMKLERFEIPIKVRLSPEPWTPETGLVTDAFKLKRKELKNHYLKDIERMYGGK, from the exons ATGGCAAAGAGAATTAAAGCTAAGCCTACTTCAGACAAACCTGGAAGTCCATATCGCTCTGTCACGCACTTCGACTCACTAGCTGTCATAGACATCCCTGGAGCAGATACACTGGATAAATTATTTGACCACGCTGTAGCCAAGTTTGGGAAGAAGGACAGCCTTGGGACCCGGGAGATCctaagtgaagaaaatgaaatgcagCCAAATGGAAAGGTTTTTAAGAAG TTAATTCTTGGGAATTATAAATGGATAAACTATCTTGAAGTGAACTGCAGAGTGAATAACTTTGGAAGTGGCCTCACTGCATTGGGACTGAAACCAAAGAACACCATTGCCATTTTCTGCGAGACCAGGGCAGAGTGGATGATTGCAGCGCAGACCTGCTTTAAGTACAACTTTCCGC TTGTGACTTTGTATGCCACACTTGGCAAAGAAGCTGTAGTTCATGGATTAAATGAATCTGAGGCTTCCTATCTGATTACTAGTGTTGAACTTCTGGAAAGCAAACTGAAG GGGGCATTATTAGAGATCAATTGTGTTAAACATATCATTTATGTGGATAATAAGAGTATCAATAGAGCGGAGTACCCTGAGGGGCTTGAGATTCACAGCATGCAGTCAGTAGAGGAGCTGGGAGCCAAGCCAGAAAACT CGAGCGTTCCTCCGAGTAGACCGACTCCTTCAGATATGGCCATCGTCATGTACACCAGTGGGTCCACCGGCCGCCCCAAGGGAGTGATGATGCATCACAGTAATTTGATTGCTGGAATGACGGGCCAGTGTGAGCGTATACCTGGACTAGG accAAAGGACACATATATTGGCTACTTACCTTTGGCTCACGTGCTCGAACTGACAGCAGAGATATCTTGCTTTACCTACGGCTGTAGGATTGGATACTCTTCACCACTTACACTGTCTGACCAG TCCAGCAAAATCAAGAAGGGAAGCAAGGGTGATTGTACTGTACTGAAACCCACACTTATGGCTGCCGTTCCG GAAATCATGGATAGAATTTACAAGAATGTTATGAGCAAGGTTCAAGAGATGAATTATATTCAGAAAACTCTATTTAAAATTGGGTATGACTACAAATTAGAGCAAATCAAGAAAGGCTATGATGCCCCTCTTTGTAATCT GATACTGTTTAAAAAGGTGAAGGCTCTGCTGGGAGGGAATGTCCGCATGATGCTGTCTGGTGGCGCTCCACTGTCTCCTCAGACACACCGATTCATGAATGTCTGCTTCTGCTGCCCCATCGGTCAGGGCTACGGGCTGACAGAATCATGCGGTGCTGGAACAGTTACTGAAG TTACTGACTACACTACTGGAAGAGTTGGAGCTCCTCTTATTTGCTGTGAAATTAAACTGAAAGACTGGCAGGAAG gtGGTTATACAGTTCATGATAAGCCGAACCCCAGAGGTGAAATCGTGATTGGTGGCCAGAATATTTCCATGGGATATTTTAAAAACGAAGAGAAAACAGCAGAAGATTATTCTGTGGATGAAAATGGACAAAGGTGGTTTTGCACTGGTGATATTGGAGAATTCCATCCTGATGGATGCTTACAGATCATAG ATCGTAAGAAAGATCTGGTGAAGTTACAAGCAGGAGAATATGTCTCTCTTGGGAAGGTAGAAGCTGCACTGAAGAATTGTCCACTGATCGACAACATCTGTGCTTTTGCCAAAAG TGACCAGTCCTATGTGATCAGTTTTGTGGTTCCTAACCAGAAAAAGTTGACTCTTTTGGCACAACAGAAGGGGGTAGAAGGATCTTGGGTTGATATTTGCAATAATCCTGCCATGGAAGCTGAAATACTGAAAGAAATTCGAGAAGCTGCAAATGCCA
- the Acsl4 gene encoding long-chain-fatty-acid--CoA ligase 4 isoform X2, translating to MKLKLNVLTIILLPVHLLITIYSALIFIPWYFLTNAKKKNAMAKRIKAKPTSDKPGSPYRSVTHFDSLAVIDIPGADTLDKLFDHAVAKFGKKDSLGTREILSEENEMQPNGKVFKKLILGNYKWINYLEVNCRVNNFGSGLTALGLKPKNTIAIFCETRAEWMIAAQTCFKYNFPLVTLYATLGKEAVVHGLNESEASYLITSVELLESKLKGALLEINCVKHIIYVDNKSINRAEYPEGLEIHSMQSVEELGAKPENSSVPPSRPTPSDMAIVMYTSGSTGRPKGVMMHHSNLIAGMTGQCERIPGLGPKDTYIGYLPLAHVLELTAEISCFTYGCRIGYSSPLTLSDQSSKIKKGSKGDCTVLKPTLMAAVPEIMDRIYKNVMSKVQEMNYIQKTLFKIGYDYKLEQIKKGYDAPLCNLILFKKVKALLGGNVRMMLSGGAPLSPQTHRFMNVCFCCPIGQGYGLTESCGAGTVTEVTDYTTGRVGAPLICCEIKLKDWQEGGYTVHDKPNPRGEIVIGGQNISMGYFKNEEKTAEDYSVDENGQRWFCTGDIGEFHPDGCLQIIDRKKDLVKLQAGEYVSLGKVEAALKNCPLIDNICAFAKSDQSYVISFVVPNQKKLTLLAQQKGVEGSWVDICNNPAMEAEILKEIREAANAMKLERFEIPIKVRLSPEPWTPETGLVTDAFKLKRKELKNHYLKDIERMYGGK from the exons ATGAAACTTAAGCTAAATGTGCTCACCATTATATTGCTGCCTGTCCACTTGTTAATAACAATATACAGTGCCCTTATATTTATTCCATGGTATTTTCTTACCAATGCCAAGAAGAAAAACGCTATGGCAAAGAGAATTAAAGCTAAGCCTACTTCAGACAAACCTGGAAGTCCATATCGCTCTGTCACGCACTTCGACTCACTAGCTGTCATAGACATCCCTGGAGCAGATACACTGGATAAATTATTTGACCACGCTGTAGCCAAGTTTGGGAAGAAGGACAGCCTTGGGACCCGGGAGATCctaagtgaagaaaatgaaatgcagCCAAATGGAAAGGTTTTTAAGAAG TTAATTCTTGGGAATTATAAATGGATAAACTATCTTGAAGTGAACTGCAGAGTGAATAACTTTGGAAGTGGCCTCACTGCATTGGGACTGAAACCAAAGAACACCATTGCCATTTTCTGCGAGACCAGGGCAGAGTGGATGATTGCAGCGCAGACCTGCTTTAAGTACAACTTTCCGC TTGTGACTTTGTATGCCACACTTGGCAAAGAAGCTGTAGTTCATGGATTAAATGAATCTGAGGCTTCCTATCTGATTACTAGTGTTGAACTTCTGGAAAGCAAACTGAAG GGGGCATTATTAGAGATCAATTGTGTTAAACATATCATTTATGTGGATAATAAGAGTATCAATAGAGCGGAGTACCCTGAGGGGCTTGAGATTCACAGCATGCAGTCAGTAGAGGAGCTGGGAGCCAAGCCAGAAAACT CGAGCGTTCCTCCGAGTAGACCGACTCCTTCAGATATGGCCATCGTCATGTACACCAGTGGGTCCACCGGCCGCCCCAAGGGAGTGATGATGCATCACAGTAATTTGATTGCTGGAATGACGGGCCAGTGTGAGCGTATACCTGGACTAGG accAAAGGACACATATATTGGCTACTTACCTTTGGCTCACGTGCTCGAACTGACAGCAGAGATATCTTGCTTTACCTACGGCTGTAGGATTGGATACTCTTCACCACTTACACTGTCTGACCAG TCCAGCAAAATCAAGAAGGGAAGCAAGGGTGATTGTACTGTACTGAAACCCACACTTATGGCTGCCGTTCCG GAAATCATGGATAGAATTTACAAGAATGTTATGAGCAAGGTTCAAGAGATGAATTATATTCAGAAAACTCTATTTAAAATTGGGTATGACTACAAATTAGAGCAAATCAAGAAAGGCTATGATGCCCCTCTTTGTAATCT GATACTGTTTAAAAAGGTGAAGGCTCTGCTGGGAGGGAATGTCCGCATGATGCTGTCTGGTGGCGCTCCACTGTCTCCTCAGACACACCGATTCATGAATGTCTGCTTCTGCTGCCCCATCGGTCAGGGCTACGGGCTGACAGAATCATGCGGTGCTGGAACAGTTACTGAAG TTACTGACTACACTACTGGAAGAGTTGGAGCTCCTCTTATTTGCTGTGAAATTAAACTGAAAGACTGGCAGGAAG gtGGTTATACAGTTCATGATAAGCCGAACCCCAGAGGTGAAATCGTGATTGGTGGCCAGAATATTTCCATGGGATATTTTAAAAACGAAGAGAAAACAGCAGAAGATTATTCTGTGGATGAAAATGGACAAAGGTGGTTTTGCACTGGTGATATTGGAGAATTCCATCCTGATGGATGCTTACAGATCATAG ATCGTAAGAAAGATCTGGTGAAGTTACAAGCAGGAGAATATGTCTCTCTTGGGAAGGTAGAAGCTGCACTGAAGAATTGTCCACTGATCGACAACATCTGTGCTTTTGCCAAAAG TGACCAGTCCTATGTGATCAGTTTTGTGGTTCCTAACCAGAAAAAGTTGACTCTTTTGGCACAACAGAAGGGGGTAGAAGGATCTTGGGTTGATATTTGCAATAATCCTGCCATGGAAGCTGAAATACTGAAAGAAATTCGAGAAGCTGCAAATGCCA